From Vigna unguiculata cultivar IT97K-499-35 chromosome 5, ASM411807v1, whole genome shotgun sequence, the proteins below share one genomic window:
- the LOC114184603 gene encoding uncharacterized protein LOC114184603: MRATQSRQKSYADKRRWLLEFEITHRIGPAVYEIALPPHFANLHNVFHYPQLRKYIADPTHVLEQDDVQVREDLTVGVGPVIILDSQVKQLRRKKIQTVKDL; encoded by the exons ATGCGTGCAACTCAGAGTCGGCAAAAGTCCTATGCAGATAAAAGAAGATGGCTGCTTGAGTTTGAG ATCACGCATAGAATTGGACCTGCCGTATACGAGATTGCCTTGCCACCTCACTTCGCGAATCTACACAATGTCTTCCATTATCCACAGCTAAGGAAGTACATTGCAGATCCTACACATGTACTAGAGCAAGATGATGTCCAAGTGCGCGAGGACCTGACGGTCGGAGTTGGACCAGTGataatcttggattctcaagtcaaacaactcAGAAGGAAGAAGATCCAAACTGTGAAGGATCTCTAG
- the LOC114184034 gene encoding uncharacterized protein LOC114184034 — protein sequence MARCHGGSVAGAVRVFRSVEHESGAGFTVMLAEMKIDSGDGVAGSRAWCSAVRGPSMAQLRRRSVRRWCCHTCMLQVRGEKMVVAVTVPFACFRCRDDGDETVVVGGLTARLAVADLWWLPAWWQLGFEEKLGFLFWKMVMWQALIGQFGEWRIMTRVTMWLDRFRR from the exons ATGGCTCGCTGTCACGGTGGATCTGTTGCAGGTGCAGTTCGCGTTTTCCGATCTGTGGAGCATGAATCTGGTGCAG GTTTCACAGTGATGTTGGCAGAGATGAAGATTGATAGTGGTGATGGCGTCGCTGGTTCACGAGCTTGGTGTAGTGCAGTGCGAGGTCCGTCAATGGCACAGTTGCGGCGTAGATCTGTTCGTAGGTGGTGCTGCCATACTTGTATGTTGCAGGTGCGTGGAGAGAAGATGGTGGTTGCTGTAACTGTTCCGTTTGCGTGCTTCCGCTGCAGAGATGATGGAGACGAAACTGTGGTGGTCGGAGGTTTGACGGCGAGATTGGCGGTGGCAGATCTGTGGTGGCTGCCGGCATGGTGGCAGCTAGGGTTTGaggagaaattagggtttctgttttggaAGATGGTGATGTGGCAAGCTCtcattggtcaatttggtgagtggaggattatgacacgtgtcaccatgtGGTTGGACAGATTtagaaggtga